A segment of the Streptomyces sp. NBC_00091 genome:
GCGGTGGAGGACTGGGTGACGGCGGCGGCGTTGACCGAGGTCACGGCCCGGCCGCCCACGGTCTTGCCGAGTCGCTCGTCCAACGTGCGCGCGGTGGCTTCCAGATGGGACTTCGCGGCGCCGATGGTGCCCTGCCGGTAGATCGCCGCGGTGAGCGGCGAGCCGATGTAGGACAGCGCGGCGGTGGTGAAACCGTCGGCGAGCAGGGACCGGTCGGCCAGGAAGGTGATCCACCGTTCCCAGTCGGCGCCGCCCATCACCGCCACGGTCTGCTCGATGTCGTCGCCCTCGGCCGGCGCGGTGGTGACCTCCTTCACCTCCGGGGCGCCGGAGTCGTCGAAGACCAGGGTCTTGGTGGTGTACGGCGAGCCGATCGGCTTGAGGACCGAGGCGTGCACGTCGCCGGTGTCCGGGTCGGTGCGGCGGGGCGCGGCCACCGAGTAGACCAGGTAGTCGAGCCGTCCCCCGAACCGCTCGGCGAGGAGGTCGGCGACCTGCTCCTTCACCGTGTCGCTGAAGGCGTCGCCGTTGAGGAAGACCATGTCCCGCCCGTGCTGCCGGGCGAGCCGGGCGGTGGCGGCGGTGCGGTACCAGCCGGCCGTGCCGGTGCGCCGCCCGGGCGCCTTCTCGAAGCACACGCCGATGCCACGGATACCGGCACGGGCCAGGCCCGCGATCGTGGCGGCCAGGCCGTACCCGGCGGACGAGCCGATGACCAGAGCCACCGGCCCTTCGCCCCCGGCGGCGACCGGGGCGGGGACGGCCTCCCACATCTCGTCCACCAGCTGCCGGCAGCCGCCGGGGTGGGAGTCGAGGAAGAGGAAGCCCCGGCTCTTGGGCGCGATGACGCGTTCGCTCACGGTGTGGTGCCCCAGGTTTCGTCACGGACAAGGACGCGGCGGCGCCTCGGCCACCCCGTCCCGCAAGTCTGCTGCCGCGCGGACGAACGCGGTGATCTTGCCGGGCACAACGATGCCCGGCCGGGCTTGGAGGGTTCCCACTAGTGCTGCGGCCCGTCAGCGCACGGCGACCAGGACGTGGCTGTTGCCGAACTGCCAGACGGCTCCGGCATGGCCGAATCCCGCCTCGCGCAGCAGCCCGACGTGGCCGGAGACGGAGAGGTCGTTGCCCTCGCAGCGGGGGTGGCTGCGCTCTGCCGCCCGTCCGGGCAGCGCGGAGAGCGCGGGGTCGGCCGTGGCGCCGGCCCACCAGGACTGCCAGTCCTCCCGGGCGAGGGCCTGGCACCGTTCGGACCGGCGCCGGCCGATCTCCCGGGCGACGTCGTGGATGGCGGGGGAGTCGGAGTCGATGTGGTCGCCGTTGACGAACACACCACCGGGCCGCAGCCGTTCGGCCAGCTCGCGGTACACCTCGCGCAGCGTGGCCGCTCCCAGGTAGTGCAGGGCCGTCGTGGACACGGCCGCGTCCAGCGGCCGGTCCAGGGCCAGGGCGTCGAGCCAGCCCGGCGCCCCGATCGTCACCTCGACGTGGCGCAGGGCGGTGCCGTAGTGGGCCCGGCCCAGTTCCAGCAGGAGCGGATCGGCGTCGGCGGCCAGCACCTGGGCCGCCGGCAGCCGGGCGGCGATCCGGGCGGCCAGTGCCCCCGGCCCGCTGCCCAGGTCCACGACCAGAGGGCTGGGGCAGTCGCGCGAGACGTGCTCGACCACGTCCGCGATGACGGTGAACCGCTCCTCGCGGTCGATCGCGTAGCGCTCCTGCTGGCCTTCCCAGCGCTCCACCCACTGCGCGGCCACCGCTGTGCTCATGCTCATCGTGATCGAACTGCCTCCGTCGCCGCGTCACACCCTGCTCATGAAAATCATTGCAGTTCGGCGAGCAGGGTCAGCAACTTCTCCATCTCTTCGGGCGTGTTGTAGACGTGCAGACTGACGCGCACCGAGCCTTCGCGTACACTGCGCCCGGCCTGGCAGTGGTCGTCGGACCGCACCATGAAACCCCGGCTGAAGAGGATGAAGCCCAGGTCCTGGGAACTGATCTCACGGTGCCGGAAGGTCACGATGCTGCTCCGCCGCTGCACGGCGGTGTCCGCCGCCAGGCTGGTCCGGCAGCCGAGCACCTCGTACGCGTCCAGCGTGCTCAGCCCGTCGGTGAGCAGCGAGGCCAGCGCCGTGGTCCAGCGTTCGATACGGCCGGTTCCCGCGGCGTCCAGCCAGTCCAGAGCGGCCGCCAGGCTCGCGATGCCCGCCGTGTTCGGGGTACCCGGCCAGCCGCCGGGGAGGAAGCCGGGGCCGCGCAGCCCGCGCGCCCAGACGGCGCCGGTTCCGGGCAGGGCGAGCGCCTTGTGCCCGGAGAAGACCAGGAAGTCCACGTCCAGGGCGGCCACCGACACCGGCAGGTGCCCCACGCTCTGCGCCGCGTCCAGGCAGATGACCACGTCCGGACCGACCGCCTCGCGGATGCGGTGCACGTTCATGTCGGCGCCGTACACGTGGTGCACGTGCGTGGCGGCCACGAACCGGGTGCGCGGCCCGAGCACCCGGGCGAGGGCCCGCGGATCGTAGTCCCCGGAGCCCGCCTGGTACGGCAGCTCCCGCACCCGGATCCGCACCCCCTGCTTCGCCAGCAGGGCCTGGGCCTCCAGCCAGGGCGCCAGGTTCGCCTGGTGGTCCGCGTGGGGGACGACGATCTCGTCGCCGTCCTCGAGGAACTCCGGCAGCCAGTCCCGTGCCACCGTGCGCAGCCCCTCGGAGGTTCCGCTCGTGAAGTGGACCGTCGAGCGGTCCGGGGCCGGATCGCCGAGGAACTCCTTCACCCGGTCGCGGGTGCGCTCCACCAGGGAGGTGGTGGTGTTCGCCCACGGGTAGGAGCCCCGTGCGGCATTGGCGTTGGTGGTCGTCAGGTAGGTCCCCACGGCGTCGAGGACCGCTTGCGGTTTCTGCGCGGTGGCGGCGCTGTCCAGGTAGGCCAGCTCCGGATGGCCGGCCAGGATGGGGAAGTGGCCGCGCAGCGGACGCTGCCACGGGGCGAGGGACTTCAGCTCGGCTGCCGGGTCGGCCATGTCAGTCACGCACCAGCGGCGCGCCCGCGTCCCGCCAGGCGACGATGCCCCCGGCCAGGCTCCGTACGTCGGGATGCCCCATACGGGTCAGCAGGGCCGCGTACCGGGCCGACTTCTCGCCGACCGGGCAGGCCAGCAGAACCGGCCGGCTCGTACTGAACGGCATGCCGGACCGCACGAGTTCGTCGAAGAGCTCGTCGACGATGTTGACGGAGCCGTCGATGTGCAGGGCGGCGTAGGCGAACGGCCCGCGCAGGTCGACCACGAGCGGGTACCCGGTCTCGAGCCACTTCCGCGCCTCGTCGACGCCGATGGCCGTGACCCGGCCCAGCTCCGCCGGGGTCAGGGTGGTGACGGAGTTCTTGACCGGCGGGCGGCCGAAGAGTTCGGGGCGGCGCCCGCGGACGTAGCCCAGGTAGCTCTCCGCCCGGTCGCACACGATGAAGACGGCCGTCCGGCGCTCCGTCAACCCGGCGTCCAGCGCCTGGAGATGGCGCACCGCGCCGAGATAGGCGGCTCCGCCGGTGGGCCCGGCCAGCAGCCCGCAGCGCCGCAGCAGGGTCACCATCCCGTCGATCGCCTCACCGGAGCCGACGGTCTCGATGGCGTCGTAGACGGCCGGGTCGAAGAGGCCGACCTCCTGTACCTCGTCGGCGGTCCGGATGCCCGGGATGAAGTCGGACTTCTCCCCGACCAGGCCGATGACCCGGACGGCCGGGTCGTGGGCGCGCAGCGCGGCGGCGACCCCGGTGGACGATCCGGCCGTGCCCACGCAGGCGATGAACCAGTCCGGGGCGCGGCCGTCCAGGTCCGCGATGATCTCGGGTCCGGTGCCCTGCGCGTGGGCCTCGGCGTTCAGCGGGTTGAAGTACTGGTC
Coding sequences within it:
- the fabV gene encoding enoyl-[acyl-carrier-protein] reductase FabV, translating into MSERVIAPKSRGFLFLDSHPGGCRQLVDEMWEAVPAPVAAGGEGPVALVIGSSAGYGLAATIAGLARAGIRGIGVCFEKAPGRRTGTAGWYRTAATARLARQHGRDMVFLNGDAFSDTVKEQVADLLAERFGGRLDYLVYSVAAPRRTDPDTGDVHASVLKPIGSPYTTKTLVFDDSGAPEVKEVTTAPAEGDDIEQTVAVMGGADWERWITFLADRSLLADGFTTAALSYIGSPLTAAIYRQGTIGAAKSHLEATARTLDERLGKTVGGRAVTSVNAAAVTQSSTAIPGIALYVGLLRGVLGESMVAPIGQLVELWDQLTGVRPLDLDDEGRVRLDTWELDPGVQSAVAARWSTATSDTITGLADLDWFSEEVRRLYGFSVPGCDYTAPVETDVPWPTDSPSS
- a CDS encoding trans-aconitate 2-methyltransferase, which translates into the protein MSMSTAVAAQWVERWEGQQERYAIDREERFTVIADVVEHVSRDCPSPLVVDLGSGPGALAARIAARLPAAQVLAADADPLLLELGRAHYGTALRHVEVTIGAPGWLDALALDRPLDAAVSTTALHYLGAATLREVYRELAERLRPGGVFVNGDHIDSDSPAIHDVAREIGRRRSERCQALAREDWQSWWAGATADPALSALPGRAAERSHPRCEGNDLSVSGHVGLLREAGFGHAGAVWQFGNSHVLVAVR
- a CDS encoding aminotransferase class V-fold PLP-dependent enzyme, with the translated sequence MADPAAELKSLAPWQRPLRGHFPILAGHPELAYLDSAATAQKPQAVLDAVGTYLTTTNANAARGSYPWANTTTSLVERTRDRVKEFLGDPAPDRSTVHFTSGTSEGLRTVARDWLPEFLEDGDEIVVPHADHQANLAPWLEAQALLAKQGVRIRVRELPYQAGSGDYDPRALARVLGPRTRFVAATHVHHVYGADMNVHRIREAVGPDVVICLDAAQSVGHLPVSVAALDVDFLVFSGHKALALPGTGAVWARGLRGPGFLPGGWPGTPNTAGIASLAAALDWLDAAGTGRIERWTTALASLLTDGLSTLDAYEVLGCRTSLAADTAVQRRSSIVTFRHREISSQDLGFILFSRGFMVRSDDHCQAGRSVREGSVRVSLHVYNTPEEMEKLLTLLAELQ
- a CDS encoding pyridoxal-phosphate dependent enzyme; the encoded protein is MRYDSITEAIGNTPLVRIDPHVHGLRNIDLYAKLEMLNPFGSLKDRAAWNMVRAGLAGAAERGETVVELSSGNTAKALALIAGLHGLSFKSVTNRMRIPEVKDLLLLLGAEIEELPGQSECLDPTATDDPLTLFHQRLGHPGGAHLHTDQYFNPLNAEAHAQGTGPEIIADLDGRAPDWFIACVGTAGSSTGVAAALRAHDPAVRVIGLVGEKSDFIPGIRTADEVQEVGLFDPAVYDAIETVGSGEAIDGMVTLLRRCGLLAGPTGGAAYLGAVRHLQALDAGLTERRTAVFIVCDRAESYLGYVRGRRPELFGRPPVKNSVTTLTPAELGRVTAIGVDEARKWLETGYPLVVDLRGPFAYAALHIDGSVNIVDELFDELVRSGMPFSTSRPVLLACPVGEKSARYAALLTRMGHPDVRSLAGGIVAWRDAGAPLVRD